The Saccharomonospora glauca K62 genome has a segment encoding these proteins:
- the gvpO gene encoding gas vesicle protein GvpO, which translates to MQQDLDEASAEEAAELALGHIERLTKRQPLGVTSLTPTDVGWVVEVEVVEESRVPSTANILGLYEVELDVGGELVSYRRLRRYARGRTD; encoded by the coding sequence GTGCAGCAGGACCTCGACGAGGCGAGCGCCGAGGAGGCCGCCGAACTCGCGTTGGGCCACATCGAACGGCTCACGAAACGGCAACCGCTCGGTGTCACCTCCCTCACCCCCACCGACGTCGGCTGGGTGGTGGAGGTCGAGGTCGTGGAAGAGAGCCGTGTTCCCTCCACGGCCAACATCCTCGGGTTGTACGAGGTCGAACTGGACGTGGGCGGCGAATTGGTGTCCTACCGCAGGCTCCGTCGCTACGCGAGGGGACGCACCGACTGA
- a CDS encoding DUF998 domain-containing protein, translated as MALVSVVALVGGVAVMGLLHLVPSSAGIDPVRRTISEYAHGPDKWLFDTAVLLVALGSAGVFVVVAGRAPARRVPASTVFGGLWVLGLVAVVVFPKTDWSVGPSVAGTIHRYASVVAFLCLPFAVWSAANVVFGAASRPRVVTRLLALVSWAWLGVILTAVAVMLAGGEPWWRSIPLGLVERLLAGTEVAAVLSLAPGLLRADDLTPEKGDPLVRY; from the coding sequence ATGGCTCTGGTCTCCGTGGTGGCGCTGGTGGGTGGCGTCGCCGTCATGGGCCTGCTGCACCTCGTGCCGTCGAGCGCCGGGATCGACCCGGTACGACGCACGATCAGCGAGTACGCCCACGGTCCGGACAAGTGGCTGTTCGACACGGCCGTGCTACTGGTGGCGCTCGGGTCGGCCGGGGTGTTCGTCGTCGTGGCCGGGCGCGCTCCGGCACGCCGGGTCCCGGCGAGCACGGTGTTCGGGGGCCTGTGGGTGCTCGGACTCGTGGCGGTCGTGGTGTTTCCCAAGACGGACTGGTCGGTGGGGCCGAGCGTGGCGGGCACTATCCACCGTTACGCCAGCGTGGTGGCCTTCCTGTGTCTGCCGTTCGCCGTCTGGTCGGCCGCGAACGTGGTGTTCGGCGCGGCGTCCCGGCCGCGCGTCGTGACCCGACTGCTGGCGCTGGTGTCGTGGGCATGGCTCGGGGTCATCCTCACCGCCGTCGCGGTGATGCTCGCCGGCGGTGAGCCGTGGTGGCGGTCGATCCCGCTCGGACTCGTCGAACGACTGCTCGCGGGCACGGAGGTCGCGGCCGTGCTGTCGCTCGCGCCGGGGTTACTGCGCGCGGACGATCTCACCCCCGAAAAGGGCGATCCCCTGGTACGGTACTAA
- a CDS encoding gas vesicle protein K, which yields MSEPTGDARHRNPLAERIDSDPESVEQGLAGLVLTIIELLRQLMERQALRRVDAGDLTEEQVERIGLTLMKLEERMEELREHFGLEPEDLNIDLGPLGPLLGDE from the coding sequence GTGAGCGAGCCCACCGGTGACGCGCGCCACCGCAATCCGCTCGCCGAGCGCATCGACTCGGACCCGGAGTCCGTCGAACAGGGTCTGGCGGGCCTGGTGTTGACCATCATCGAGCTGCTGCGTCAGCTCATGGAGCGGCAGGCCCTGCGCCGGGTCGACGCGGGTGATCTGACCGAGGAGCAGGTGGAACGCATTGGTCTGACCCTCATGAAGCTGGAGGAGCGTATGGAGGAACTCCGGGAGCACTTCGGGCTCGAACCGGAGGACCTCAACATCGACCTGGGACCTCTGGGACCTCTGCTCGGCGACGAGTAA
- a CDS encoding gas vesicle protein GvpG, whose amino-acid sequence MGLVTMLLGLPLAPVRGVVSLAEVIRDQVDRELYDPAAVRRELEAAEQARARGEITAEEEALIQRRVLGRLTGHDGGEPPTEGG is encoded by the coding sequence GTGGGACTCGTGACTATGCTCCTCGGCCTGCCCCTGGCACCGGTTCGTGGAGTGGTCTCCCTGGCGGAGGTGATCCGCGACCAGGTGGACCGAGAACTGTACGACCCGGCGGCAGTGCGTCGTGAGTTGGAAGCCGCCGAGCAGGCCCGCGCCAGGGGCGAGATCACGGCCGAGGAGGAGGCCCTGATCCAGCGCCGGGTCCTCGGCAGGCTCACCGGCCACGACGGCGGTGAGCCGCCCACCGAAGGCGGGTGA
- a CDS encoding mechanosensitive ion channel family protein translates to MNITESFNDALRSVITFLPKFAAFLVILLIGWLVAIGLRKLVNVVLERLNFDRAVERGGIKRALERSKYDASGLVAAIVYYAVLLIALQIAFGVFGPNPVSSLLAAIVAWLPRAVVAIVIVVVASAIANAVKDIMGGALGGLSYGRALATAAQVVIIGLGVIAALNQIGIATAVTTPVLIAVLATVGAILAIGVGGGLMRPMQQRWERWLNRAENEMPSAKAQAEAYQRGREDVSQAQTEPLQTPEEQERTAHRPTP, encoded by the coding sequence ATGAACATCACGGAATCGTTCAACGACGCGCTTCGGTCGGTCATCACCTTCCTGCCGAAGTTCGCCGCGTTCCTGGTCATCCTGCTCATCGGATGGCTGGTGGCGATAGGGTTACGCAAGCTGGTCAACGTCGTGCTGGAACGTCTGAACTTCGACCGCGCCGTGGAGCGCGGGGGCATCAAGCGGGCGCTGGAGCGGTCGAAGTACGACGCGAGCGGTCTCGTGGCGGCGATCGTGTACTACGCCGTGCTGCTGATCGCGCTGCAGATCGCGTTCGGCGTCTTCGGGCCCAACCCGGTGAGCTCGCTGCTCGCGGCCATCGTCGCGTGGTTGCCCAGGGCCGTCGTCGCCATCGTGATCGTCGTCGTGGCCTCGGCGATCGCCAACGCCGTCAAGGACATCATGGGCGGTGCCCTGGGCGGGCTGAGCTACGGTCGGGCGCTCGCCACGGCCGCGCAGGTGGTCATCATCGGCCTCGGGGTGATCGCCGCGTTGAACCAGATCGGCATCGCCACCGCGGTGACGACCCCGGTGTTGATCGCGGTTCTCGCCACGGTCGGTGCCATCCTCGCCATCGGGGTGGGTGGCGGTCTGATGCGGCCGATGCAGCAGCGATGGGAGCGGTGGCTCAACCGTGCCGAGAACGAGATGCCGAGCGCCAAGGCGCAGGCGGAGGCCTACCAGCGGGGCAGGGAGGACGTCAGCCAGGCCCAGACGGAGCCCCTCCAGACCCCCGAGGAGCAGGAGCGTACCGCGCACCGTCCGACACCCTGA
- a CDS encoding gas vesicle protein, with protein sequence MTGDPLPDTADRLDSAVDSAPVASPERRIALVDLLDRVLAGGVVITGEVTISIADVDLVHVSLRALITSVSTLERGGRP encoded by the coding sequence GTGACCGGCGACCCCCTTCCCGACACCGCAGACCGCCTCGACTCCGCGGTGGACTCGGCTCCCGTCGCCTCGCCCGAGCGCCGGATCGCCCTGGTGGACCTACTCGACCGGGTCCTCGCGGGCGGTGTGGTGATCACGGGGGAGGTCACGATCTCCATCGCCGACGTCGACCTCGTGCACGTGTCGTTACGGGCACTGATCACGTCGGTGAGCACGCTGGAACGAGGAGGCCGACCGTGA
- the gvpJ gene encoding gas vesicle protein — protein sequence MTSTGRPGSALTSSSSAGHQSANLGDILERVLDQGLVIAGDIQVNLLDIELLTIKLRLVVASLETAKEVGINWWENDPWLTGRDDRHERSTLERENRELRSRIEALEAKSSAAQVEAGVPRTEDVIDAEPVAESRDE from the coding sequence ATGACCTCGACCGGACGTCCGGGCTCGGCGCTGACGTCGTCGAGTTCGGCGGGGCACCAGTCCGCCAACCTCGGCGACATCCTCGAACGGGTCCTGGACCAGGGGCTCGTCATCGCGGGCGACATCCAGGTGAACCTGCTCGACATCGAGCTGCTCACGATCAAGCTCCGGCTGGTGGTCGCCTCGCTGGAGACCGCCAAGGAGGTGGGCATCAACTGGTGGGAGAACGATCCGTGGCTCACCGGCCGCGACGACCGACACGAGCGGAGCACGCTGGAGCGGGAGAACCGGGAGCTGCGCAGCCGGATCGAGGCGTTGGAGGCGAAGTCCTCCGCCGCGCAGGTGGAGGCGGGGGTTCCCCGTACCGAGGACGTGATCGACGCCGAGCCCGTCGCGGAGAGCCGTGATGAGTGA
- a CDS encoding GvpL/GvpF family gas vesicle protein yields the protein MSEPTATGLWLYAVARGLDPAPLAGLRGVADAEVRTVAMGGQGSGEEPLTAVVGPVPLAEFGEEALRRNLEDLDWLATTARAHDAVVAAVSAASSAAVPLRLATVCFDDERVRDLLTEREQEFTTALDALTGRTEWGVKVYTDPAKLAGAAEPTASVSSASGGSAGSGTAYLRRRKAALSARETGERIAAEHAEHLHARLARAAVAYRRHPPQDPKLSGERAHMVLNGAYLVDDERATEFADLVRALDAEHEAVRVELTGPWPPYSFAAVSQPE from the coding sequence ATGAGTGAGCCGACGGCGACCGGCCTGTGGCTGTACGCGGTGGCGCGGGGACTCGACCCGGCACCGCTGGCCGGGCTGCGCGGGGTCGCGGACGCCGAGGTGCGCACCGTCGCGATGGGTGGGCAAGGCTCCGGGGAGGAACCGCTGACGGCGGTGGTCGGACCGGTGCCCCTCGCCGAGTTCGGGGAGGAGGCGCTGCGGCGCAATCTGGAGGACCTCGACTGGCTGGCCACCACGGCACGCGCCCACGACGCGGTCGTGGCGGCCGTGTCCGCCGCCTCCTCGGCCGCGGTTCCGCTGAGGCTGGCCACGGTCTGCTTCGACGACGAGCGCGTGCGCGACCTTCTGACGGAGCGTGAACAGGAGTTCACCACCGCCCTGGACGCCCTCACCGGTCGTACCGAGTGGGGTGTGAAGGTCTACACCGATCCCGCGAAGCTCGCCGGGGCGGCCGAACCTACGGCCTCCGTGTCGTCCGCCTCGGGCGGCTCCGCCGGCTCGGGCACTGCCTACCTGCGCCGCCGCAAGGCGGCCCTGTCGGCCAGGGAGACCGGCGAGCGGATCGCCGCCGAACACGCCGAACACCTGCACGCCCGCCTGGCGCGCGCGGCGGTGGCGTACCGTCGGCATCCGCCGCAGGACCCGAAGCTGTCGGGCGAGCGAGCCCACATGGTGCTCAACGGTGCGTATCTGGTCGACGACGAACGGGCGACCGAGTTCGCCGACCTGGTCCGGGCCCTCGACGCCGAGCACGAGGCGGTGCGGGTGGAGCTGACCGGTCCCTGGCCGCCCTACTCGTTCGCGGCCGTGAGTCAGCCGGAGTGA
- a CDS encoding DUF6401 family natural product biosynthesis protein translates to MGWLSGARQADYARRDLRVLAERLHAAGLSTSALGPAQLAGLDQHAAAVRDALTTGRGTPGVVELAAYAQGALDAAAEAGWTPETHATVPACATTEWIVLRLLAVCVLAETSADDVPDIDPLLFT, encoded by the coding sequence ATGGGTTGGTTGTCAGGCGCACGGCAGGCCGACTATGCCCGGCGTGATCTCCGTGTTCTCGCCGAACGGCTCCACGCTGCCGGGTTGAGCACGTCGGCTCTCGGTCCCGCGCAGCTCGCGGGTCTCGACCAGCACGCGGCCGCGGTGCGCGACGCCCTGACGACCGGAAGGGGCACGCCGGGGGTCGTGGAACTCGCCGCCTACGCCCAGGGCGCGCTCGACGCTGCGGCCGAGGCGGGCTGGACGCCCGAGACCCACGCCACCGTCCCCGCGTGCGCCACCACCGAGTGGATCGTGCTGCGCCTGCTCGCGGTGTGCGTGCTCGCCGAGACCTCCGCCGACGACGTCCCCGACATCGATCCGCTGCTGTTCACCTGA
- a CDS encoding J domain-containing protein: MTEVDYYAVLGVERAASTAEIKSAYRSRARRAHPDAGGSAEEFQLLRQAYETLSDPALRAAYDRRGRRPSLALAAERRATRRAAPRRFGEDPNFVPSAPTIDVRDLPWWDLVEGVSRVHYSHPGSPGHAPVGGALLGAVVLPLPLLAPSAFPTWLMVMWVLLVVSASATTVLLVRRHLESLRALKSFRSEFGDRVVFGSPGSEDDEVVQRLTAEVFERYLTRLPGVRIFHGLSWPDSVFADVDHAVLCGRRLVLVESKSWLPGHYGLAEDDTLTRNGRRFRGGGTQLPTSVEAFRRLLPDVEVRGALVLYPSREGDLTADELTEDDLDDLDFVPPLTPEQFVRLMGDWLAADPVSVDRHVLRTVLGQVVGLSATSRSRT; encoded by the coding sequence GTGACCGAGGTCGACTACTACGCAGTGCTGGGCGTCGAGCGTGCCGCGTCGACCGCGGAGATCAAGTCGGCGTACCGGTCCCGCGCCCGCCGGGCCCACCCGGACGCGGGGGGCTCGGCCGAAGAGTTCCAACTGTTGCGGCAGGCCTACGAGACCCTGTCCGACCCGGCGCTGCGCGCCGCCTACGACCGTCGGGGCAGGCGTCCTTCGTTGGCGCTGGCCGCGGAGAGGCGCGCGACCCGCCGTGCCGCGCCCCGTCGGTTCGGCGAGGACCCGAACTTCGTGCCCTCCGCCCCCACGATCGACGTCCGTGACCTGCCGTGGTGGGACCTCGTGGAGGGCGTCTCCCGCGTGCACTACTCCCATCCGGGGTCCCCCGGCCACGCTCCCGTGGGAGGCGCGCTGCTCGGGGCCGTGGTGCTGCCCCTGCCGCTGCTGGCGCCGTCCGCCTTCCCGACGTGGCTGATGGTGATGTGGGTGCTGCTCGTGGTGTCGGCGTCGGCAACAACGGTGTTGCTCGTGCGACGGCACCTGGAGTCGCTGCGCGCTCTCAAGTCCTTCCGCAGCGAGTTCGGCGACCGCGTCGTGTTCGGCTCCCCCGGTTCGGAGGACGACGAGGTGGTGCAGCGGCTGACCGCCGAGGTGTTCGAGCGCTACCTCACCCGCCTGCCCGGCGTGCGCATCTTCCACGGTCTGTCCTGGCCCGACTCGGTGTTCGCCGACGTCGACCACGCGGTGTTGTGCGGTCGCAGGCTCGTCCTCGTGGAGTCGAAGTCGTGGCTGCCCGGTCACTACGGTCTCGCCGAGGACGACACGCTGACCCGGAACGGACGCCGGTTCCGGGGCGGCGGAACCCAGTTGCCCACCAGCGTGGAGGCCTTCCGCCGCCTGCTGCCCGACGTGGAGGTGCGGGGTGCGCTCGTGCTGTACCCGAGCCGGGAGGGCGACCTCACCGCCGACGAACTGACCGAGGACGACCTCGACGATCTCGACTTCGTGCCCCCGCTGACCCCCGAGCAGTTCGTGCGGCTGATGGGCGACTGGCTGGCGGCGGACCCCGTCAGCGTCGACCGGCACGTCCTGCGCACGGTGCTGGGTCAGGTGGTCGGTCTTTCCGCGACGTCGCGGTCGCGCACGTGA